TACAGAAATTCATTGTCAGCGTCTTTGAGTTCGCGCATAAGGTTCCTTGAGCTCATCAAAGAAGAGCCTTCTTCACAATTGACATTTTCTCATTCATTTCTGTTTCAATTTATCGACAGccataaaagttgtttgaagGAGGTTCTTGCTGAAATATCCAATTCTGTTTCGTCTGATCTCAGTGGAATTGTCATAGATATGTTTTGCACCTCCTTCATTGATGTAGCCAATGAATTTGGAGTTCCTAGCTATATATTCTACACATCTGGTGCTGCGATGCTTGGCCTTGTATTCCATTTGCAAAGTCTGAGAGATGATCTCAAACAAGATTTGAGACGTTATGAGAATTCGGACGTTCATTTAGCTGTGCCTACTTACATCAATCCTGTTCCAGCTAAAGTTTTGCCTTCGGGACTATTTGACAAGGAAGGAATTGGCGACATAATCCTCAATCAGGTCAGAAGATTCAAGGGGACCAAGGGAATCATAGTTAACACTTTCCTTGAGCTAGAATCCCATGCGATTCACGCCTTGAGCAATGATAAAACCGTCCCACCAGTATATGCAGTAGGGCCTGTATTGAATCTGAAGGGAAGCAATagtcaaaatcaagaaactgaGATGATTATGAAATGGCTCGATCTTCAGCCAGAATGTTCTGTTGTGTTCCTTTGCTTTGGTAGTGGAGGTAGTTTTGATGGTGACCAAGTGAAGGAAATTGCCCATGCACTCGAGTGCAGTGGATATCGATTCCTCTGGTCATTGAGAAGGCCTCCACCTAAAGAAACATTTGAGTTTCCCGGTGAGTATGAGAACCTGGATGAAGTCTTGCCAGAAGGGTTCTTGCCGCGAACTGCTGCGGTTGGAAAAGTTATTGGATGGGCACCACAGGCGGCAGTTCTATCCCATCCTGCTGTGGGGGGCTTTGTTTCTCACTGTGGTTGGAACTCAATATTGGAAAGCGTTTGGTGCGGTGTGCCAGTGGCAACTTGGCCGCTTTATGCTGAGCAGCAGACAAATGCGTTCTTAATGGTGAAGGACTTGGCAACGGCAGTGGAgatcaaaatagatttcaaaaaaGATCTGCTACTGGGTGTGAGTAGTGAGATTTTGACTGCAAATGTGATTGAAAGAGGGATTAAACATCTGATGGATCCTGAGAATGAAATCAGAGAGAAGGTAaaggaaatcaaagaaaagagCAGATTGACTCTAAATGAAGGAGGATCATCCTATGCTTACTTGAAGTGCTTTCTCGAAGATGTAATAAATAGTATTCCATAATTGTTTGTCAGATCTCAATTGTTATAATGTATTGCATAATTGATTCTTTTTCTTAAATCCAGAGCTGAAGGTCAACCATTACTAATATCCATTAACTCTGCTATAACCAATTTTACTCTGAAAATCAGtccttttttctgtttttgcttGTTAGGCTTTCTTATGTTTTCCCTTTCACACTTTCTTTTGCTATTCTAATCTTCAATGTGGTACTTTGTAGGTCAAATACAATCCGTGACTTTGAAATGGACTAGCAAGGACAATGTAGACTTACAATTGAGTTAATACTAACAGTGAATAGCTAAacttgttaaacttcggagttGGCAAGTTTATGGAGTATTGTAGTGCTAAACCAAAAATGATGGAACtaaattgtgacaactttactGCGGCATTGAGAGCAGAGTATGTCTTTTACAGCATTTAGTCACACCTAGTTGTGGTGCGCGCTGTTCTACTTGCAATAATTGGTACAAAATGCATGCTGCCTTACATTTTTTGGGCTGCAATTAAAGCATAGCTTACTCTTATAATGCTGACAAGGTGGTACTGTTTTTCTTCTAATGTACTGTATCATTGCAGGCTCTTACCTGGtaagttttctttttccttacgtccccttttttttttttttttttttttgtgaaatttgaacTCAATGAACACGGAAAATcctcaaaattgactaaaataaggCAAATTCTCGTATGCAACTTTAAACTTTGTAGGCAACATGTTCAAAACTTCATTGGAATTAAATTGATTTACGACCATATAATAGGAAACATTTCTTTCACTACACAATTGAAGACCAAATAATAATGCCTGAATCTCTGCCTCCAACACCTCAGCTTCCCCCAAACTCTTTATAGAAAGCAAAAACCAAGTTACCTCTGTGATCACACACCAAACCACCACCTGCCACCCTACCATGTACTACGCTCGCATCTGTGTTTAATTTGCAAAAATTCACCGGGGGTCTCTTCCAGCAAACAGAAATTAATCTAACAATTGTAGAAGGATGAAAAATAAATTGAGCCAAGGAAAAGTCCATGTCTCCACGGGAAACACAAAAAGTTTGGAATGAAGTGGCTTGCATTAGAGAAGTAACAATTAAATTATTTGACTTCCTCCGTCCCATTAAAAGTGTCGTACTTTTCTTTTTGGTCTGTCCCAAAATTATGTCATCTTactaaaaatagataaataaatttagTGTCGTTCCAAGCATTGCCCTTTATTCACATGGTCAGGAGAGGTTTCAAGAATTATTTTGGGTCCCAAATAATACATCTCATCTTTTCCAAGATTGCTAAAATAGCGGAGCTACTTTGCACGAAACTATGATAACTCTAGAGAGTGAAGTTACGTACACTTCAAATGGTTATTAATAGATTACCAAAGTAATTAAGGGCCCACAATTGCGTTCATTCTTTCATCGTAAACTGGCTACAAATAGGGATATGAAAGGAAATCAAGCAAAATTAGGTGACTGTTGATAAAAAAATACAGTTTCCGAAGAGTGTCAAACTTATTGTGACAAAGGGAGTAATAAGTACGTTTTGCACAATTGTAATTAGTTCGGGTAAATGATCCAACTATTCCTCAACACTCATCATTGATCATATTTACCCGGACCATTGAAGCGGGGAAAGTTGACTACTTCATAAACTTGGAATGGCCAAACAATCAAtataaagggataattgcagaaacctcccctgaggtttctgacactagCACTTACCTCCCCTAAAAAAAATTGGGGCCTATTGTTGACGTAAAAGTGTGTGAATTTACTTGGCTACCCCAATTATTTTCATGTTATCAGATGAAaggtttaattattttcatcaaaaccaacaaatcctttgttaaaataattaaactatttgcatgttaaactaattaaactaattagCTAACTAACTAAAGTACTTGACAGTCTGTCCTTGTTTGATCAGACTTGGAGCATGTTTAAGCATTATTTGTAGAGGCAACCACAAGGCGGCAATGGAGGAGGAAGATGGCACCATGAATTGACGCCAATTTGTGCTTTGACAGCTCTTGAGGTGACAAGCTGTGTACTTGCTCCATAAGAGAGGTAAATGACTGATAAAATTGTGATCATTGAGGGAAGGAAACATAAGGGAAGATGCTGGAGCTTTTGCTTAGTTCATGAGAGGTTTCATATGCGTGAGAGAGGAAGCACAATATGCAATAGAAAGGAACCAAAATCTGAGCATCTACTCCAGTTAACTTGCAAGAATCACAGTTGTATATGTAAATTATTTCTAATGTTGTCACTTGAAGGCACAGAATTTGCATGTTAGCTCTTATATGATAATAAGGCAAAACCTGACTGTAGTGAATGTATGTTAGCTCTTGCATCATGATTTGAATATGTCAGTAATGATCAATgaaatatgaatgtgatgttatTCTAGTTGTTTAAGACTTGCTGCTGTACTATTTTAGTTGTTtaagtgtgacgaccccacctctccctagggcgtaccaaagcgtttagcggatcgcctgcccaactctcgtcaggactcactcactcatagcacaagaaaaataacgtatatccatagaaaataaataacacatccacttcaacttaatatatattgatgctcaaatccagatacaaagtttctacacaccaaaatattt
Above is a genomic segment from Coffea eugenioides isolate CCC68of chromosome 5, Ceug_1.0, whole genome shotgun sequence containing:
- the LOC113770787 gene encoding anthocyanidin 3-O-glucosyltransferase 2-like codes for the protein MNEMKKAELVFIPSPGMGHLVSSVELAKLLIEREEQLSITVLIMKLPFDTKIISYRNSLSASLSSRIRFLELIKEEPSSQLTFSHSFLFQFIDSHKSCLKEVLAEISNSVSSDLSGIVIDMFCTSFIDVANEFGVPSYIFYTSGAAMLGLVFHLQSLRDDLKQDLRRYENSDVHLAVPTYINPVPAKVLPSGLFDKEGIGDIILNQVRRFKGTKGIIVNTFLELESHAIHALSNDKTVPPVYAVGPVLNLKGSNSQNQETEMIMKWLDLQPECSVVFLCFGSGGSFDGDQVKEIAHALECSGYRFLWSLRRPPPKETFEFPGEYENLDEVLPEGFLPRTAAVGKVIGWAPQAAVLSHPAVGGFVSHCGWNSILESVWCGVPVATWPLYAEQQTNAFLMVKDLATAVEIKIDFKKDLLLGVSSEILTANVIERGIKHLMDPENEIREKVKEIKEKSRLTLNEGGSSYAYLKCFLEDVINSIP